One window of Acidimicrobiales bacterium genomic DNA carries:
- a CDS encoding cupin domain-containing protein, which yields MAEGSVRRIGRDGLVPGGGTPGMRRREAVATDGMWAGLVETEPGATSGWHHHGEYESTLHVVSGRMRMEFGPDGGQTVEAGPGDFLYVPPYAVHREANPSSEPGVAVVVRAGRGEPVFNVEGPDLSPPG from the coding sequence ATGGCCGAGGGTTCGGTACGCCGCATCGGGCGGGACGGGCTGGTCCCGGGCGGCGGCACCCCGGGGATGAGGCGGCGCGAGGCCGTCGCCACCGACGGGATGTGGGCCGGCCTGGTCGAGACCGAGCCCGGCGCCACCTCGGGCTGGCACCACCACGGGGAGTACGAGAGCACCCTCCACGTGGTGAGCGGCCGGATGCGGATGGAGTTCGGCCCGGACGGGGGCCAGACGGTGGAGGCCGGTCCCGGAGATTTCCTCTACGTGCCGCCGTACGCCGTGCACCGCGAGGCCAATCCCAGCTCGGAGCCGGGCGTGGCGGTGGTGGTGCGGGCCGGCCGGGGCGAGCCGGTGTTCAACGTCGAGGGCCCCGACCTCAGTCCTCCAGGCTGA
- a CDS encoding pentapeptide repeat-containing protein, giving the protein NCRMNGVILSDARVRHVRFVDCRLEEANLRFSRLENVVFEDCALGGADLTGATLESVTFDRCDLRRAELHQATMTSTRVAGCELEGLRGATRLAGSTITSGELMPLALSLLAELRISLED; this is encoded by the coding sequence CAACTGCCGGATGAACGGGGTGATCCTCTCCGACGCCCGCGTCCGGCACGTGCGCTTCGTCGACTGCCGCCTGGAGGAGGCCAACCTCCGGTTCTCCCGTCTGGAGAACGTGGTGTTCGAGGACTGCGCCCTCGGCGGGGCCGACCTGACGGGCGCCACGCTCGAGTCGGTGACGTTCGACCGGTGCGACCTCCGGCGCGCCGAGCTCCACCAGGCCACCATGACCTCGACCCGGGTGGCCGGCTGCGAGCTCGAGGGTCTCCGCGGGGCCACCAGGCTGGCCGGGTCGACGATCACATCCGGCGAGCTCATGCCGCTGGCGCTGAGCCTCCTGGCCGAGCTGCGGATCAGCCTGGAGGACTGA